In one window of Kiritimatiellia bacterium DNA:
- a CDS encoding universal stress protein → MIKSILVCLDGSPHSDAACDLALHLTSKLQARLLGLHVLDSRMLEGPLMADLSGWVGAQPYGAQLQQFRTLMEQKGQAVVRAFDDRCTKAGLQAESWLKMGHPARVILEEETRAELVVMGQRGEHADWMGDLMGSTVERVIRHSIKPCLVVPDRFKPFTRILAAYDGSLHASQALREAAELAVALDLEIVVLTVAESGDKEKAAAVSKDAMALVGAHGARARAQIGHGRSAATILECAQQEQCDLIVVGAYGHSRVREMILGSTTTTLVTLSRLPVMLVR, encoded by the coding sequence ATGATCAAGAGCATCCTGGTGTGCCTGGACGGGTCCCCGCACAGCGACGCGGCCTGCGACCTGGCTCTTCATCTCACCTCCAAGCTGCAGGCGCGGCTGCTGGGCCTGCACGTCCTCGACTCGCGCATGCTGGAGGGCCCGCTGATGGCCGACCTTTCGGGCTGGGTCGGAGCCCAACCTTACGGGGCGCAGTTGCAGCAGTTCCGCACCCTCATGGAGCAGAAGGGCCAGGCCGTCGTGCGGGCCTTCGACGACCGCTGCACAAAGGCCGGCCTCCAGGCGGAGAGCTGGCTCAAGATGGGCCACCCGGCGCGCGTCATCCTCGAGGAGGAAACCCGCGCGGAACTGGTGGTCATGGGCCAGCGCGGGGAGCACGCGGACTGGATGGGCGACCTGATGGGATCCACCGTCGAGCGGGTGATCCGCCATTCCATCAAGCCGTGCCTCGTCGTCCCCGACCGCTTCAAGCCGTTCACGCGGATCCTCGCCGCCTACGACGGCAGCCTCCACGCCAGCCAGGCCCTCCGCGAGGCCGCCGAGCTGGCCGTCGCGCTCGACCTGGAGATCGTCGTGCTCACGGTCGCCGAATCCGGCGACAAGGAGAAGGCGGCGGCGGTCTCGAAGGACGCCATGGCGCTGGTCGGGGCGCACGGGGCCCGCGCGCGGGCGCAGATCGGCCACGGCCGCTCGGCCGCGACCATCCTCGAATGCGCGCAGCAGGAGCAGTGCGACCTGATCGTCGTCGGCGCCTACGGGCACAGCCGCGTGCGCGAGATGATCCTCGGCAGCACCACGACCACGCTGGTCACCCTGTCGCGCCTGCCCGTGATGCTCGTGCGCTGA
- a CDS encoding DNA recombination protein RmuC, with protein sequence MPYLLPALLLAFVLVGAAWWLSRAIRQALERARNDTALTLLQNQVHAVAQQTAQQAEALQAALRGFSGQIGQALDATRKGMDERLDGAARVIQGVSVKLGQLDEASKRIFDVGRDIAGLQEILRAPKLRGNIGELFLDDLLGQILPPEHYRMQHAFRNGQAVDAVIVLRSGMVPVDAKFPLDNFRQLVAAAGDEARAAARKLFARDVKKHIDAIAEKYIRTDEGTFDFALMYIPAENVYYETIIKDDSAEGESALFQYALKKRVIPVSPNSFYAYLQTILLGLKGLRIEESARELLDKLVGLRRDLERFDEAFRLIGQHLDNSKKKYDEAEKRLTKIEGHMEQLEGTSKGLEAPASPPSVPLQP encoded by the coding sequence ATGCCCTATCTCCTCCCCGCGCTCCTGCTGGCGTTCGTGCTCGTCGGCGCGGCCTGGTGGCTCTCCCGGGCGATCCGCCAGGCCCTGGAGCGCGCGCGGAACGATACGGCCCTGACCCTGCTCCAGAACCAGGTCCACGCCGTGGCCCAGCAGACCGCCCAGCAGGCCGAGGCGCTGCAGGCCGCCCTGCGGGGCTTCTCGGGCCAGATCGGCCAGGCCCTGGACGCCACGCGCAAGGGGATGGACGAGCGGCTCGACGGCGCCGCGCGCGTCATCCAGGGCGTCAGCGTGAAACTGGGCCAGCTCGACGAGGCCTCGAAGCGCATCTTCGACGTCGGGCGCGACATCGCGGGCCTGCAGGAAATCCTGCGCGCGCCGAAGCTACGGGGCAACATCGGCGAGCTGTTCCTGGACGACCTGCTCGGCCAGATCCTGCCGCCGGAGCACTACCGGATGCAGCACGCGTTCCGCAACGGCCAGGCCGTGGACGCGGTGATCGTGCTCCGGAGCGGGATGGTGCCCGTGGACGCCAAGTTTCCCCTCGACAACTTCCGGCAGCTCGTCGCGGCCGCCGGCGACGAGGCGCGCGCCGCGGCGCGCAAGCTCTTCGCGCGCGACGTCAAGAAGCACATCGACGCGATCGCGGAAAAGTACATCCGGACCGACGAGGGCACGTTCGACTTCGCGCTGATGTACATCCCGGCGGAGAACGTCTACTACGAGACCATCATCAAGGACGACAGCGCCGAGGGCGAGTCGGCCCTGTTCCAGTACGCCCTCAAGAAGCGGGTGATCCCCGTTTCGCCGAACAGCTTCTACGCCTACCTCCAGACCATCCTGCTCGGGCTCAAGGGGCTGCGGATCGAGGAGAGCGCGCGGGAGCTGCTCGACAAGCTCGTCGGGCTGCGGCGCGACCTGGAGAGGTTCGACGAGGCCTTCCGGCTGATCGGCCAGCACCTCGACAACTCGAAGAAGAAATACGACGAAGCCGAAAAGCGGCTGACAAAAATCGAGGGGCACATGGAGCAGTTGGAAGGCACCTCCAAGGGGCTCGAAGCCCCCGCCTCGCCGCCATCCGTCCCGCTCCAACCGTAG
- a CDS encoding ParA family protein: protein MAIPIIAVANQKGGVGKTTTAVNLAACLAERRKRILLIDLDPQANATSGLGLEKKEGASIYRALLGEIPLDPLIQKTVMDRLDVVPSELDLAGAEVDIARADRYLHRFKEAVAPVAASDRYDYILVDCPPSLGILTMNALAGSESLLIPIQCEYYALEGLSVIAKLIQRISDSGANPGLHIEGIVLTMYDIRTNLSQQVVQEVLNHFGDRVFETLIPRSVRLSEAPSFGKPIILYDRHCTGSAAYRQLAREFLKRRRMAGKEKDEGEETPAQPETLPPPPATEQSSAASPSTPAP from the coding sequence ATGGCCATTCCCATCATCGCGGTGGCGAACCAGAAGGGCGGCGTCGGCAAGACCACGACGGCGGTCAACCTGGCCGCCTGTCTCGCCGAGCGGCGCAAGCGAATCCTGCTGATCGATCTCGATCCGCAGGCCAACGCGACGAGCGGCCTGGGCCTAGAAAAAAAAGAGGGCGCGAGCATCTACCGCGCCCTGCTGGGCGAGATCCCGCTCGACCCGCTCATCCAGAAGACCGTGATGGACCGGCTGGACGTGGTGCCCTCCGAACTCGACCTGGCGGGCGCCGAGGTGGACATCGCCCGCGCGGACCGCTACCTGCACCGGTTCAAGGAGGCCGTCGCCCCCGTGGCCGCGTCGGACCGCTACGACTACATCCTCGTCGACTGCCCGCCGTCGCTCGGCATCCTGACGATGAACGCGCTGGCGGGTTCGGAATCGCTGCTGATCCCGATCCAGTGCGAGTACTACGCCCTCGAGGGCTTGAGCGTCATCGCGAAGCTGATCCAGCGCATCAGCGACAGCGGCGCGAACCCGGGGCTGCACATCGAGGGCATCGTGCTGACGATGTACGATATCCGCACGAACCTCTCGCAGCAGGTCGTGCAGGAAGTGCTGAACCACTTCGGCGACCGGGTGTTCGAGACCCTGATCCCGCGCAGCGTGCGCTTGAGCGAGGCGCCGAGCTTCGGGAAACCCATCATTCTTTACGACCGGCACTGCACCGGTTCGGCGGCTTACCGGCAGTTGGCGAGGGAGTTTCTCAAGCGCCGGCGCATGGCGGGCAAGGAAAAGGACGAGGGGGAGGAGACCCCGGCCCAGCCTGAAACGCTGCCGCCTCCTCCGGCCACGGAACAGAGTAGCGCGGCATCGCCCTCGACGCCAGCGCCATAG
- a CDS encoding thrombospondin type 3 repeat-containing protein codes for MAIADSRFYSRVTMDVEMRPPVLNLGAVSSVELEFKTDFDWYSGNRSETCDVDICRSGFSGPWSNVWRKSRADYRGPATETINLTTPLAGLTNVGIRFRYYNARNELFWEVDDVVLRCTLCNTNHDADSDGLRDIEDNCINVANLDQADLDGDGVGDACDSDRDGDGMPNTWEQTNGLNPTNDADRNIDIEGDGLSNYEEYMADTDPNLANSLLRVTQAAAIPTSRWAQIRFLSSTNRRYQVLYRSAAPPFTNGWLYLGGAFWGSSGTTTYVDTNFATPSITSRLYRVRVLSP; via the coding sequence ATGGCCATCGCCGACAGCCGGTTCTACTCCCGCGTGACGATGGACGTGGAAATGCGCCCACCCGTGCTGAACCTGGGCGCCGTGAGCTCGGTGGAACTCGAGTTCAAGACCGATTTCGACTGGTACTCCGGCAACCGGTCCGAAACCTGCGACGTGGATATCTGCCGAAGCGGGTTCTCCGGCCCATGGTCGAACGTCTGGCGGAAGTCGCGGGCCGACTACCGGGGCCCGGCCACCGAGACCATCAACCTCACCACCCCGCTCGCCGGCCTGACCAACGTGGGCATCCGGTTCCGCTATTACAACGCCCGGAACGAACTGTTCTGGGAGGTGGACGACGTCGTCCTGCGTTGCACGCTGTGCAACACCAACCACGACGCGGATTCCGACGGCCTCCGCGACATCGAGGACAACTGCATCAACGTCGCCAACCTGGACCAGGCCGACTTGGACGGTGATGGCGTCGGCGACGCCTGCGACAGCGACCGGGATGGCGACGGCATGCCGAATACGTGGGAGCAGACCAACGGCCTCAATCCCACGAACGACGCGGACCGCAACATCGACATCGAGGGCGACGGGTTGTCGAATTACGAGGAGTACATGGCGGATACCGACCCCAACCTCGCCAACAGCCTCCTGCGCGTGACCCAGGCGGCCGCGATTCCGACCAGCCGCTGGGCGCAGATCCGGTTCCTGTCCAGCACCAACCGCCGCTACCAGGTTCTCTATCGCAGCGCCGCGCCGCCCTTTACGAACGGCTGGCTCTACCTCGGCGGCGCGTTTTGGGGCAGTTCCGGCACGACTACGTACGTGGACACCAACTTCGCCACGCCGAGCATCACCTCGCGCCTGTACCGGGTCCGGGTGCTCTCCCCGTAA
- the ilvC gene encoding ketol-acid reductoisomerase, whose amino-acid sequence MAVIDFGGVKEKVITRKEFPLSKARKVLKGEVIAIIGYGVQGPAQSLNLKDNGFKVIIGQAPEFKRDWDRAVADGWVPGKTLFDIETAVKKATVIQLLVSDAAQRAVWPVIKKNLKKGDALYFSHGFSITYKDKSGVVPPKWVDVIMVAPKGSGTSVRRNFLSGAGINSSYAVYQDATGRAKQRCLALGIGIGSGYLFPTTFPHETNSDLTGERGVLMGCLAGVMEAQYDTLRKNGHSPSEAFNETVEELTQSLIRLVDERGMDWMYSNCSATAQRGALDWKPKFKAAVLPVFRKLYQRVCSGQEAERVIQVCGKKNYQQRLAKELGAIRDSEMWRAGAAVRALRPKDTGREIKSGTKGVGGRAAN is encoded by the coding sequence ATGGCAGTCATTGATTTCGGCGGCGTGAAGGAAAAGGTCATCACCCGCAAGGAGTTCCCGCTTTCGAAGGCCCGGAAGGTCCTGAAGGGAGAGGTCATCGCGATCATCGGCTACGGCGTGCAGGGCCCCGCCCAGTCGCTGAACCTCAAGGACAACGGCTTCAAGGTCATCATCGGCCAGGCCCCGGAGTTCAAACGCGACTGGGACCGCGCGGTGGCCGACGGCTGGGTGCCCGGCAAGACGCTCTTCGACATCGAGACGGCCGTGAAGAAGGCCACGGTCATCCAGTTGCTCGTCTCCGACGCCGCGCAGCGCGCCGTCTGGCCGGTGATCAAGAAGAACCTGAAGAAGGGCGACGCGCTCTACTTCTCGCACGGCTTCTCGATCACCTACAAGGACAAGTCCGGCGTGGTGCCGCCGAAGTGGGTCGACGTGATCATGGTCGCCCCGAAAGGGTCCGGCACCTCCGTGCGCCGTAACTTCCTCTCGGGCGCGGGCATCAACTCGAGCTACGCGGTCTACCAGGACGCCACGGGCCGCGCGAAGCAGCGCTGCCTCGCGCTCGGCATCGGGATCGGATCGGGTTATCTGTTCCCGACCACGTTCCCGCACGAGACCAACAGCGACCTGACCGGCGAGCGCGGCGTGCTGATGGGCTGCCTGGCGGGCGTGATGGAGGCCCAGTACGACACGCTCCGCAAGAACGGCCACTCGCCGAGCGAGGCGTTCAACGAGACCGTGGAGGAATTGACGCAGAGCCTGATCCGCCTCGTGGACGAACGCGGCATGGACTGGATGTACTCGAACTGCTCGGCCACGGCCCAGCGCGGCGCGTTGGACTGGAAGCCGAAGTTCAAGGCGGCGGTCCTGCCGGTGTTCCGCAAGCTGTACCAGCGCGTCTGCAGCGGCCAGGAGGCCGAGCGCGTCATCCAGGTCTGCGGGAAGAAGAACTACCAGCAGCGGCTGGCGAAGGAACTGGGCGCCATCCGGGATTCCGAGATGTGGCGCGCTGGCGCCGCCGTGCGCGCGCTGCGCCCGAAGGATACCGGCCGCGAGATCAAGAGCGGCACCAAGGGCGTCGGCGGCCGGGCCGCGAACTGA